A genomic window from Ignavibacteria bacterium includes:
- a CDS encoding pyruvate, phosphate dikinase, with product MPKKLVYYFGGKKADGDAAMKPLLGGKGANLAEMVNLKLPVPPGFTITTEVCTHYYKNNRKYPKELKAQVRAALARMEKEIGKKFGDKNDPLLVSVRSGARASMPGMMDTILNLGLNDDTVHGLIEMTGNERFAYDSYRRFVQMYGDVVMELRPHSKDERDPFELIIEAMKKTKGVTQDTDLTAEDLKELVYRFKMEIKNRLGREFPEDPVEQLNGAVDAVFNSWMNERAIVYRKLNNIPESWGTAVNVQSMVFGNMGETSGTGVAFTRDPASGENVFYGEYLMNAQGEDVVAGIRTPLPIATLNVQDPAMYAQLEKVRRSLEKHYKDMMDIEFTIQDGKLYILQCRVGKRTGNAAVRIAVEMVKERLINEKEALLRIEPDQLNQLLRPIFDNTEKDAAIKQGRLIAKGLNAGPGAATGRIYFNASDAEEAAARREKVILVRIETSPEDIKGMNASEGILTARGGMTSHAALVARQMGKVCVAGCGSLDIDYSIRELKVELGDKLVSLKEGDWISIDGTTGEVFEGKINTKESEILQVLLEKSLKPEYSETYQIYEKVMHWADKNRTLKVRTNADQPDQCSNALAFGAQGIGLCRTEHMFFGGDRIDAVREMILSDTLEEREKALAKLFPFQKDDFYGIFKVMEDRPVTIRTLDPPLHEFLPHSENEQKELALKTGKTFDEIKAKVENLHEFNPMMGHRGCRLGIVYPEITAMQARAIFTAAAEVKKEGIDVKPEVMIPLVGYASELDNQAKVVRKIANEVMEEYGVKFEYHVGTMIEVPRAAITADEVAHAAEFFSFGTNDLTQLTMGLSRDDSGNFLPFYEDKEIIPGDPFVSIDSGVAELVSMAVQKGRSVKPKLKVGICGEHGGDPRTIHFCHKAGLNYVSCSPFRLPIARLSAAQAHLMYDDLASGRKKPAQKKKPAVKKPAVKKLTRPVKKAAVKKAVKTKRK from the coding sequence CAGATGGCGATGCTGCGATGAAACCCTTGCTTGGAGGCAAGGGAGCAAATCTGGCTGAGATGGTCAATCTGAAACTGCCTGTTCCGCCAGGTTTTACTATCACCACAGAAGTCTGCACCCATTACTACAAAAACAACAGAAAATATCCCAAAGAATTAAAAGCCCAGGTAAGAGCCGCTCTTGCAAGAATGGAAAAAGAGATCGGCAAGAAGTTCGGTGATAAAAATGACCCGCTGCTCGTATCTGTACGTTCAGGTGCCCGCGCTTCAATGCCCGGGATGATGGATACTATTTTAAATCTTGGTTTAAATGATGATACTGTTCACGGCCTGATAGAAATGACAGGCAATGAACGTTTTGCATATGATTCATACCGCCGATTTGTACAGATGTACGGCGATGTGGTTATGGAATTAAGGCCTCACAGCAAAGATGAACGTGACCCGTTTGAGCTTATCATTGAAGCGATGAAAAAAACCAAAGGCGTAACTCAGGATACTGATCTTACTGCCGAAGATCTTAAAGAGCTGGTTTACCGCTTTAAGATGGAAATTAAAAACAGGCTTGGCAGAGAGTTTCCTGAAGATCCTGTTGAACAGCTGAACGGGGCTGTGGATGCTGTGTTTAATTCATGGATGAACGAGCGCGCAATTGTTTACCGCAAGCTGAACAATATCCCTGAATCATGGGGTACTGCTGTTAATGTGCAGTCAATGGTTTTCGGGAATATGGGTGAAACCTCGGGTACCGGTGTTGCATTTACCCGTGACCCCGCAAGCGGCGAAAATGTATTTTACGGTGAATATTTAATGAATGCACAGGGTGAAGATGTTGTTGCAGGTATCAGGACACCGCTTCCGATTGCTACATTGAACGTACAGGATCCTGCTATGTATGCTCAGCTTGAGAAGGTAAGAAGATCGCTTGAGAAACATTACAAGGATATGATGGATATTGAGTTTACTATCCAGGATGGTAAACTATATATACTGCAATGCAGGGTCGGTAAAAGAACCGGAAATGCTGCAGTAAGGATTGCAGTAGAAATGGTGAAAGAAAGGCTTATCAACGAAAAAGAAGCACTGCTTAGGATTGAACCTGACCAGCTTAACCAGTTGTTAAGGCCTATTTTTGATAATACAGAAAAAGATGCTGCTATTAAACAGGGCAGGCTTATTGCAAAAGGACTCAATGCCGGGCCCGGTGCCGCAACAGGAAGAATTTATTTCAATGCCTCTGATGCTGAAGAAGCTGCTGCAAGAAGAGAAAAAGTTATCCTTGTCAGAATTGAAACATCACCTGAAGATATTAAAGGAATGAACGCTTCTGAAGGTATTTTAACCGCAAGGGGTGGAATGACCTCTCATGCTGCTTTGGTTGCAAGGCAAATGGGCAAGGTATGCGTTGCCGGCTGCGGCTCGCTGGATATTGATTACAGCATCCGCGAGCTTAAAGTTGAGCTTGGCGATAAATTGGTTTCACTCAAAGAAGGGGACTGGATATCTATTGATGGTACAACAGGCGAGGTATTTGAAGGAAAAATAAACACTAAAGAATCAGAAATACTTCAGGTACTGCTTGAAAAATCTTTGAAGCCTGAATACAGTGAAACATACCAGATCTACGAAAAAGTTATGCACTGGGCTGATAAGAACAGAACACTTAAGGTTCGCACAAACGCTGACCAGCCTGACCAGTGCAGCAATGCCTTGGCTTTTGGCGCGCAGGGTATTGGCTTATGCAGAACCGAACATATGTTCTTTGGCGGCGATAGAATTGACGCTGTCAGAGAAATGATACTTTCTGATACTCTTGAAGAAAGGGAAAAAGCGCTGGCTAAGCTTTTCCCGTTCCAGAAAGATGACTTCTACGGTATATTCAAAGTAATGGAAGACAGGCCTGTTACTATAAGGACACTTGATCCGCCGCTTCATGAATTTTTACCGCATTCTGAAAATGAACAGAAGGAGCTTGCGTTAAAAACCGGAAAAACATTTGATGAAATAAAAGCCAAGGTGGAAAATCTTCATGAATTCAACCCCATGATGGGACACCGCGGATGCAGGCTTGGAATTGTTTACCCTGAAATTACTGCAATGCAGGCAAGGGCAATTTTTACCGCTGCTGCAGAAGTAAAAAAAGAAGGAATTGATGTTAAGCCCGAAGTGATGATACCGCTGGTTGGTTATGCCAGTGAGCTGGATAACCAGGCTAAGGTTGTGAGAAAAATTGCCAATGAAGTGATGGAAGAGTATGGTGTAAAATTTGAATACCATGTCGGTACTATGATCGAAGTTCCCAGGGCAGCTATTACTGCCGATGAAGTAGCGCATGCGGCTGAATTTTTCTCGTTCGGTACCAATGATCTTACTCAGCTTACAATGGGACTTTCCAGGGATGATTCTGGTAATTTCCTTCCATTTTATGAAGATAAAGAAATTATCCCGGGTGATCCTTTCGTATCTATTGATTCAGGCGTTGCCGAGCTGGTTAGTATGGCAGTTCAAAAAGGAAGAAGCGTAAAACCAAAATTGAAGGTTGGAATTTGCGGAGAACACGGCGGAGACCCGAGAACAATTCATTTCTGCCATAAAGCAGGCTTAAACTATGTAAGCTGTTCGCCGTTCAGGCTGCCTATTGCAAGACTTTCTGCAGCACAGGCGCATTTGATGTATGATGACTTAGCTTCAGGCAGAAAAAAACCGGCACAAAAGAAAAAGCCCGCTGTTAAAAAACCTGCAGTTAAAAAGCTCACAAGACCAGTGAAAAAAGCTGCCGTTAAAAAAGCTGTAAAAACAAAAAGAAAATAA
- a CDS encoding NAD-binding protein translates to MKENNISFGQKMRYRFDNLMAKGPIALIGWLGILSLLLVITAALILTIAGLTQDDGESMNFVEAAWKSLMRTLDPGTMGGDTGWGFRVVMLGVTLGGIFIVSTLIGVLATGISNKLDELRKGHSFVVEKEHSLILGWSEKIFPIISELLIANENQKDPVIVILGHKDKVEMEDEINLRIPDKKNTRIICRSGSTIDMNDLEIVNPHDSRSIIILSPDGSEPDISVIKTILALTNNPNRRKEPYHIVAEISDNNNKEVAEMIASGEVTLVHTEDLISRVIAQSCRQSGLSVVYTELLDFDGDEIYFQEEPALKGKTFKDAVMSYEDSTIIGIKKSSGAAVINPPMGTVFESGDKVIAISKDDDTINLNGRSEPEINSAAISRGAPKEADIEHTIILGWNSKGCSIAKELDNYLPTGSTLTIVAEGDDINEKLDTLKKELKNQKVEHLSGNISERSLLDSLKLERFNHIILLSYSDTMPEQEADSKSLITLLHLRNIEEKTGHDFTIVSEMMDIRNKELAEVTEADDFIISNKLISLMLSQLSENKDLKAVFDDLFDADGSEIYVKPVTDYVNEGTPVNFYTLCESAARKGETAIGYRINEYSHNVNKAYGVVVNPKKSDMVTFTDKDKLIVIAED, encoded by the coding sequence ATGAAAGAAAATAATATATCCTTCGGCCAGAAAATGCGGTACCGTTTTGATAACCTGATGGCTAAAGGACCAATTGCGCTGATAGGGTGGCTTGGAATATTATCACTGTTGCTGGTAATAACTGCAGCATTAATTTTAACTATTGCAGGACTGACACAGGATGACGGAGAATCGATGAATTTTGTGGAAGCAGCCTGGAAAAGCTTAATGAGAACACTTGATCCCGGAACTATGGGCGGTGATACCGGCTGGGGATTCAGGGTAGTTATGCTTGGTGTGACTCTGGGCGGTATTTTCATAGTATCAACGCTTATCGGTGTTCTTGCAACGGGTATATCCAATAAGCTTGATGAGCTTCGCAAAGGTCATTCATTTGTTGTGGAAAAAGAACATTCATTAATACTTGGCTGGTCTGAAAAAATTTTCCCGATAATTTCTGAGCTGCTGATAGCAAATGAAAATCAAAAAGACCCGGTGATAGTGATACTTGGACACAAAGACAAAGTTGAAATGGAGGATGAGATAAATCTTCGAATTCCTGATAAAAAAAATACCCGAATAATTTGCAGGAGCGGAAGCACAATAGATATGAATGACCTGGAAATTGTTAATCCTCACGATTCACGTTCAATAATAATACTTTCTCCCGATGGCAGTGAACCGGATATAAGCGTAATAAAAACAATTCTTGCATTAACCAACAATCCAAACCGCAGAAAAGAACCGTATCATATAGTTGCTGAAATAAGCGATAACAATAACAAAGAAGTAGCAGAAATGATAGCTTCAGGGGAAGTAACACTTGTTCATACTGAAGATCTTATTTCAAGGGTTATCGCGCAGTCATGCAGACAATCGGGCTTAAGTGTGGTTTACACAGAACTGCTGGATTTTGACGGCGATGAAATTTATTTCCAGGAAGAGCCTGCGCTTAAGGGTAAGACATTTAAAGATGCCGTAATGAGTTATGAAGATTCAACAATTATCGGAATTAAGAAAAGCAGCGGTGCTGCTGTTATAAACCCTCCAATGGGAACAGTTTTTGAATCCGGAGATAAAGTAATAGCAATTTCAAAAGATGATGATACCATTAATCTAAACGGCAGATCAGAACCAGAGATAAATTCCGCAGCTATTTCCCGGGGAGCGCCAAAAGAAGCTGATATTGAGCATACTATTATATTAGGATGGAACTCCAAAGGGTGCAGCATTGCTAAAGAGCTGGATAACTACCTTCCAACGGGCTCCACTTTAACAATTGTTGCAGAAGGTGATGATATCAATGAAAAACTTGACACTCTTAAAAAAGAACTGAAAAACCAAAAGGTCGAACATTTATCAGGCAATATCAGCGAGAGATCACTGCTTGATTCCTTAAAGCTTGAAAGATTTAACCATATCATTTTACTTAGTTATTCAGATACAATGCCTGAACAGGAGGCTGACTCAAAATCACTTATCACACTGCTCCATTTACGCAACATCGAAGAAAAAACCGGACATGATTTCACTATAGTAAGTGAAATGATGGACATACGAAATAAAGAGCTTGCCGAAGTAACCGAGGCAGATGATTTTATCATCAGCAATAAGCTTATCAGCTTAATGCTATCTCAGTTAAGCGAAAACAAAGATCTTAAAGCAGTATTTGATGACCTTTTTGATGCAGATGGCTCTGAAATATATGTAAAACCGGTTACTGATTATGTTAACGAGGGTACACCGGTAAATTTTTACACTTTGTGTGAATCAGCAGCACGAAAAGGTGAAACTGCAATTGGCTACAGGATAAATGAATATTCACATAACGTAAATAAAGCTTACGGAGTTGTAGTAAATCCGAAAAAATCAGACATGGTTACTTTTACCGATAAAGATAAGCTGATAGTTATTGCTGAAGATTGA
- a CDS encoding aldo/keto reductase encodes MIKSRALAENTKDFSEKFPELLYKPLGKTGFTISACGFGAYRVDYRVKEHFDSLEYAILNGINIIDTSANYSDGGSEILIGNVIGDLINQGKILREEIVIVSKGGYIQGKNLEAAKKMKEDGVGYKEVTEYAEKIWHCIHPDFLKDQITLSLERLKLETIDVYLLHNPEYFLDSPLAKDLELEELRHEYYKRIKKAFAYLEEEVKAGRISYYGISSNSFVKSSDDPVFTSLKSCVDAANEITEDNNFYVIELPLNLFEKGAILNKNQVGDSFNVLEYAYESELGVLVNRPLNALGENGLTRLADFPVNEELSKLDENQIIAEINLLELMEDDFLRDYIDILNLSDENKKAVNYFLKAGQLLKENWKSFGSIESFNDVKKQFLIPRVNFALTTLVTSPNLTDEMKERLDKIARQTNKLMSIMDSIYGLMANVNLKDLHVKLNTAVEGSEADSFKELSLSQKAILFINSLKEVSCTLTGMRQNKYVDDVIGALKQGVLIDAAEKFKEI; translated from the coding sequence ATGATCAAATCACGCGCACTTGCAGAAAACACAAAGGATTTCTCTGAAAAATTTCCGGAATTGCTGTATAAACCGCTTGGTAAAACCGGCTTTACAATATCTGCTTGCGGTTTTGGAGCATACAGAGTTGATTACAGGGTGAAAGAACATTTTGATTCACTTGAATATGCAATACTGAACGGAATAAACATAATAGATACTTCAGCGAACTATTCCGATGGAGGAAGTGAAATTCTTATAGGCAATGTAATCGGTGACTTGATCAACCAGGGAAAAATACTCCGTGAAGAAATTGTTATCGTTTCAAAAGGCGGTTACATTCAGGGTAAAAATCTTGAAGCTGCAAAAAAAATGAAGGAAGACGGAGTCGGATATAAAGAGGTAACTGAATATGCCGAAAAGATCTGGCACTGTATTCATCCTGATTTCCTTAAAGACCAGATAACACTTTCATTGGAAAGATTAAAGCTCGAAACTATAGATGTGTACCTGCTTCACAATCCTGAATATTTCCTGGATTCACCCCTGGCCAAAGACCTTGAGCTGGAAGAACTGCGGCACGAGTATTATAAGCGGATAAAAAAAGCATTTGCATATCTTGAAGAAGAGGTTAAGGCAGGCAGAATAAGCTATTACGGAATTTCATCGAATTCATTTGTGAAATCGTCTGATGATCCGGTGTTTACATCGCTGAAAAGCTGTGTTGATGCAGCAAATGAGATCACTGAAGATAACAATTTTTATGTTATAGAGCTTCCTTTGAACCTGTTTGAAAAAGGGGCAATTTTAAACAAAAACCAGGTTGGTGATTCGTTCAATGTTCTTGAATACGCTTATGAATCAGAGCTTGGTGTTTTGGTAAACAGACCTCTTAATGCACTTGGAGAAAACGGGTTAACTAGACTTGCAGATTTCCCGGTCAATGAAGAACTTTCAAAACTTGACGAGAACCAGATAATTGCTGAGATCAATCTGCTGGAGCTGATGGAAGATGATTTTCTGAGGGATTACATTGATATACTAAACCTCTCCGATGAAAACAAAAAGGCGGTAAATTATTTCCTGAAAGCCGGTCAGCTGCTGAAGGAGAACTGGAAAAGCTTTGGCTCAATTGAAAGCTTTAATGATGTAAAAAAACAATTTTTAATACCCAGGGTGAACTTTGCTTTAACAACACTGGTAACATCACCAAATTTAACTGACGAAATGAAAGAAAGGCTTGATAAAATTGCCCGGCAGACAAATAAATTAATGAGCATAATGGATAGCATATACGGTTTAATGGCAAACGTAAATCTAAAAGACCTCCATGTTAAGCTGAATACAGCAGTGGAAGGCTCAGAAGCGGACAGCTTTAAAGAGCTTTCACTTTCTCAGAAAGCAATTTTATTTATAAATTCCCTGAAAGAAGTAAGCTGCACGCTTACAGGTATGCGTCAAAATAAATACGTAGATGATGTTATAGGCGCATTAAAGCAGGGCGTATTGATTGACGCTGCCGAGAAGTTTAAGGAGATATAG